The proteins below come from a single Candidatus Eisenbacteria bacterium genomic window:
- the lexA gene encoding transcriptional repressor LexA, translated as MLTPRQRTAYDFIEEFTGRHGYAPSFEELRRHLRVASLNAVAKLVAQLRRRGYLAAAPPNAKRSLAPPVRHADGATIPLLGVVAAGRPIEAVEDAEPVGIPASMAGRGERYALRVRGDSMIEDGIRDGDLIVVRHARQAENGQTVVAVVDGEATLKRFHRTARDRVELRPANASLAPIRVSADRVEVRGIL; from the coding sequence GTGCTGACACCGCGGCAGCGGACCGCGTACGACTTCATCGAGGAGTTCACGGGGCGCCACGGGTACGCGCCCTCGTTCGAGGAGCTGCGCCGTCACCTCAGGGTCGCATCCCTGAACGCGGTCGCGAAGCTGGTCGCCCAGCTCCGCCGCCGCGGGTACCTGGCGGCCGCGCCGCCCAACGCGAAGCGCTCGCTTGCCCCGCCTGTGCGCCACGCCGATGGAGCCACCATCCCCCTCCTCGGCGTGGTCGCGGCGGGGCGGCCCATCGAGGCGGTCGAGGACGCCGAACCGGTCGGGATCCCGGCATCGATGGCGGGGCGCGGGGAGCGCTACGCCCTGCGTGTGCGCGGGGACTCCATGATCGAGGACGGCATTCGGGACGGCGATCTGATCGTCGTGCGCCACGCGCGCCAGGCCGAGAACGGACAGACCGTCGTCGCGGTCGTCGACGGCGAGGCCACGCTGAAGCGCTTCCATCGAACCGCTCGCGACCGCGTGGAGCTCCGGCCGGCGAATGCCTCGCTTGCTCCGATCCGCGTCTCCGCGGACCGGGTCGAGGTCCGAGGCATCCTGG